The genomic region AAATAGGCTTCCTCTAAATAATTGACATAATTTTTCACCGTGTGTGAACTTTTTATTTCAAAAACTTTTTGCAACTTGCGATAGGTAAAGCGAGAACCAAAATTGGAAAAAAGATAAACGGCCAGTTCTTTCAATTCTTTCCCAAATCTGACTTTATGGCGAGGCATGATATCGCGACTGATTATTTTATCATACAGATCTCGCAAATATTGCTTTTTATTTTCAACAGAAAACAGCTCTGGGAAACCGCCTTGTTGCAGATATTCTTCCAGCGTTTTTTTGACAGTGGCTCGATTTTTCGTCAAAAACAAGTCTGTCCCTGAAAATTGTAGGCCTTTTCTTTTCAGAAATTCCCCAAATGAAAACGGAAATAGTTCAAGAGAAACATGCCTGCCAGTTAAATGTGTTGCCAATTCTTGACTGAGCAGTTTGGCATTGCTACCAGTGATCACTAAATTATATCCGGAACGCTTCAGGCGATTGGCAAACAATTCCCAACCTTCGATATTTTGCACTTCATCCAAAAGCAGATATTTCACGTTCGGAGTTATTTCATTTAGCACTTCCAAGAAATCGTTTAAATCTTCCGTCTTGGCTCCGATAAATCTTTCATCATCAAAATTAACATACCCATATTCCTTGCCCCTAAGAATTTGATGTGCTAAAAAAGACTTCCCGCACCTACGGACTCCAATGAGCACCTTGACTAAATTGTTTTTTAGCGCCTTTCTGACTTCGACCTCCTGATCTCGCTGGATGGTTTTAGTTTCTAGCAATTCGGCTATTTCCATCTTTTGCTCCAAAAGGACACTTTTAAGCTGTTGCTTTTCCATAGTTCCTCAAACTAACTGCTAATTATATTGCTCAAATAATATCTTTTTTGTGCAATATATTGCACATAATTACTTTACCCTATCCGCTTTCAACTGTCAAATTTCATCATTATCTTGCCACCAATTAACCACCCATTAGTCTTTCAGCTTTAAGTAACTGCGCTTTAATTTTAGCCCAACCTTATTTGTTTGGCAAAAAGTAAATTTCCCGATATAATAGAGGTGATGAAAAAACTGCAAAATCTCAATGGATATGAGCTTTTTTCCGCCTTCGGAATTTTTGTTTTGGGGTGGGATTTTTTGGCGATTGTCCTTGCAATGCTGCGAATTTTTTATTGGCCGATCTTATTAGCCTATCTTCTCGCCGGCGCCAGCTTTCTTTTTTGGCTCATGGTCAAAAATTACAGGCGCATAATCTCACGTCGATCGATCCCATCACTAATCGCGCTGATAATTATCACCCTATCAATTGTCACCCTAACTTTCTTCACCACGCCCTCTGTTTTTTCCGGACGCGATCAGGGATCATTCAGCGAAGCGGCTATCCGTCTAGCGCAAAACCATCAATTGGAGTTTGACTCGACTGCCTCGCAGGAATTTTTCAAAATCTATGGCCCGGGCACAGCGCTC from Parcubacteria group bacterium harbors:
- a CDS encoding ATP-binding protein, whose product is MEKQQLKSVLLEQKMEIAELLETKTIQRDQEVEVRKALKNNLVKVLIGVRRCGKSFLAHQILRGKEYGYVNFDDERFIGAKTEDLNDFLEVLNEITPNVKYLLLDEVQNIEGWELFANRLKRSGYNLVITGSNAKLLSQELATHLTGRHVSLELFPFSFGEFLKRKGLQFSGTDLFLTKNRATVKKTLEEYLQQGGFPELFSVENKKQYLRDLYDKIISRDIMPRHKVRFGKELKELAVYLFSNFGSRFTYRKLQKVFEIKSSHTVKNYVNYLEEAYLIFELLPFSFKLKQQLNSARKIYCIDNGMINAISFQNSPNSGRMLENLVFLDLKMKNKETYFYINENGGEVDFLIRKNNKVTELIQVCYDLKNIETKERELSALVKSSKELNCNKLVVVTWDEDGEEVYKDRKIQFIPLWRWLLER